The DNA region TGCTTTCTCATTTTGGAGCACCGACCCGTAAACCGTTGATATCACCCAACAAAAATTGGCACCTCTATTCTTTAATTGCACACTAATAGAAAATCTTCTCACTTCAACATTCAATTTCTCGAATAAATTGTCGTTccaaacaattaaaattatgtaatcTCTAATAAAGTCAATAGCCTCTCAACCATGTAATCTCTAATTACATATGGATATCTAATTACATATGGATATCCACTTATCTATATGGCGTATTCACGCTATCATTTGATCCCACAAACattctattataatatttttacaatctTCTAAATCTGAGGCAAAGTATATCTGAATCCTGactttagaaataaaaattgctaaatttgatatttgtttaaaataaatatatgttattacaTCAGCTCTTCTGcctttctaattttttttctatgtcAATTTCTTCCCCTCATTCCTCACTAGATATGAGCCCCTCCCGCCCTCAACAATCAAGTTACATTTGAGAGTACTCGtgatttcaaaacaaaatcGGTAACTTCCTATTGTACATGAAAACAAGATTCAGCCGTTAGGTTGTGTATCATCTGATTCAGGCAACGTAATAGTCTCTCCGGaagaagcagcagcagcaggagTAGAATCCGGTGGCTCGTGATCAGCAGAAGGAGGTTGTTCCTCGCCACTGCTAACAGGTTGCAGCTCAGCCAAAGAATCATTATGTCTGGGGCTAACAGCGAAAGAGGAAGAAGACATATTGGGAGAGTCAACAGAAGAGAAACCATCGAGATGCTTAGATCTATTTAAAGCATTGCAATGTGGGCAATAGTAAGTCACGTATGGGAAATCTTCTTTCCTTGTAAGCCCTGAATTcatcaaaacataaataaataaaacagtcttgtgacttgtgagggaattatttatttaataacttaCCATTGTGCATATGGCAATTGGTACATATAAGTGCATAAGATTGTCTTGGATCTTCTCCAACAATTAATGCCGCAATTCGAGCTATCCAACCCGCATCATATACACTTTTCACCGAATTTTCACCCACAATATGATTCGGAGGACTATATGATCCAGATTCCTTATCATCACCACCCAAATAATGGTGGTGGAAATTATTCTCCAAAAGCTCTTGATCCTGATCGTGATAATGATCATGATCTTGATCATGACCATGACCATAATCATGACCCTCCTCCGggttattaatattgttttgaaGCAATAATGTGCAATCGGCACTAAAGGATCTGTTTGGGATTGATTTCCTGTTTCGAAGACCACTGGTTTGTACTAATTCTACGCTATTGCTCTTTcctaacatattattattaatactatCATCCATCTCATCACCCAAACTCACTTTCAATCCAGATTCTATAGCCAACTTTGACGCAAGGACCGCCGCTGCAGCTGCTTTTGCAGCTGGATCTGTGTCGTATCTCTGTATTCACAAATTTACACTAAGTTCATAatcactttttttaataaacaaatttactCTGTTTTTTTCGTTTGCTGTAATTTGGATTATGATTTAGAAATAATCTTTATACAAAGGAAGAAAAATCAATGTATAATCTGGACCATAATGgagaaaaacaacaaaaaattgtTTCAATTGTAACTTAATGATtgtgaaaaaaaacaatttccaAATATAGTTACCCAAAAGGCTCCTTCGGTTAGTTTAAAACTAACTCCATCCAAGATCCAATTTTATTAACTTTAGGTAGAGTTTTGAATAGAGTTTGGATAGAGTCAGCTTAATTGAACAGAATGGTAATTTTCTGCCCTTTTGGTCAATTACaaagagtttttatttatttatttccataGCAAGTAAAGTGGTGCTTTTGATCAAATATAATGAGAGTAAATTGGGGTTTTTGAACTTTGTAAATGATATACAATATCACTTTGGTGGGTTACCTGAATTAGCTGTTGGGTAGAATAGTAATTTGACTTCTCTTTAAGCTCATCAACCTTTTCTTGCCTCTCTGTCCTGAGCCTTTCTACAGTTTTCTGGTCTTTTTGATCACCTGAGGAAGGGAGAAGAGATCATTTAAGAACATTCAAAGATTTACAAACGAAGTTATTGCATACAGACTTACAAATGTGTATGAATTTAGCTATGCTGGTATACATAAGAGAAGAGAAAATGGGCAAAAGAAACATTGGCAGGACATGAAATGCTCTAATTTGCCAATTCAACTCCATGGACCTTGTTGTCATGATAGCATATCCCACTGCAATTGCCTGTACATTACAACcatccatcatcatcatcatcatcatcattgaTAGTTTACGTGTGTGAAAAAGTCATACCTCAAAAATGACGGAGAAAACTATTATGTATCTTGCGATTCTTCTCCATGTCCGATATCTTCTCCTTATTCTAGAAAGAGCAGCAGCTTCTTCCTTGGAAATATGTTTCAACCTCTTTCCAATATCATCACTATGTAGTTTGAACATTCCTTTCCACACTCGAGAGAATAAACCTCGACGTTGCTTCTTCTTTGGATTTGCTTCATTGTCTTTCTTAACATATGCAGCCACTTCAGAACAATCCTCCATTCTTACCCTTGTCAAGATGTCATACCTATTTTCTTACAGATCATAAATCAGAATACTACTTTTTCCACCCATTTCATCAAATATCGTACACAAAACAGAAGATGGTGTCATTTATTATTCAGCTCTCACACTATCACATTTCATTACATAAATACATATCAGAACTTGAGAAAAATTTCAACTCCTTTCATGTAATTTTATCCCCTTCCGTTTGAAATTTCATAATCAAAAGAAGAACAATCTGGACAAATAAGTTTATCCTCAAGAAACGCTCCCATAAAACGGAATCATGTATAAAGTAAGGAAAGATATATGCAACGATTAAACTGATGAAGAACGAGAAATcagaaaaagtaataataatcaCAGTAATAGATTCATGAATCAATACCTTCAATTAGCATGCAAGGAAATACGATCCGTTACGAATTTGCGTTATTTGGATCAGAATaaacaatccaataatctagtCCGAATGATTACATAGCGAATATATGAGATGCAGTTTACATGATCTCGCTAAAACATCTGATCTTGCGATTGTCATGCGATTTGCACTTGCTGAATCTTCGGAGAGGAGAAACCTAGCGATGGAATCAATGAAGAGAAAAGAGAGGAAAATCGAGATATGCGGTAAAATGAACGATCCTCCGTAAGCTATGATCGAACACGAAACGGTTGGAAGATATTgggaagaagagagaaattgaCAGCACATTTATATGCAATTTATGAACTTTTGATGACTTGCCATTAACTAAGCTCTTCCATTTTCTTCTACTGTCAAAAttctttgtatatatatatacatatcatctaagtaaaagaaaatgaaatttgtTACATGTTAATTTGTTTAGATTTTGTTATGCAAAATTCATTTTTAGTTCTAACTAGAAAGAATCATCTACAagggataaaaatataaataaaataaatttgtatttatataaattttataaaaaattataataacatgtattgaatttttaaaattttaataaatcataaataatatataaaaagagaaagtaaaacattctcatttcacattttaattaCTTCGTAAAAACAActcattttcttaaatatttcgtcacatattttttttttcaattaacctctcatctcgtgactttacacttttactttggtctatcaaatatatgattaatattttttaatatttagtatcgtgaactcacactttggtcaatcaaatatttgatttatattttttaaccaatttCAATTGTTACCAGTTTATTGTccttcgacaaaccacatctcattCACACTTGGttaagagttgtacttattttgttaggttgtaaattcgaaacatatataaccattttaaatttatgggcgggtcagcCCACAATCcaaccaagtatccatttactcttacatatatatccaaattaacaaaagctctcgacccgacaatccggacactttgaaacttaagcattataatatatatagacgGCAAAGAACATCTCATTCACatttggttaaatggttgtacttattttgttagcttgcaaattcgaaacatatagaaccgtttgaagtttatgggcgggtcaacccacaatccgatccaaggaTCCATTTACTCtgacatatatatccaaattaaccacaattctcgacccgacaattcggacactttgaaaattaagcatcattaattatatatatatatatatatatatatatatatatatatatatatatatatatatatatatatatatatatatatatatatatatatatatatatatatatattagttaattaaaaagttgaacttatattgttagaaATGTTCCGcagttatcaaattttgtgttgaatttaaaatataaaatcttattagtctagttgattaaaaaattgtacttatttttgttagattgcaagttcgaaacatatctataacaattttaattttatttttaaccgttttaagtttgtggacgggtcaacctacaatccgacccaagtatcaattactctcacatatatatatccaaattaactacaattTTCGACCCGGCattccggacactttgaaaattaagtatcgtaagtttaatttaaaatatagttttgaattttttttgttaaaacaatttattttaatataaaaatatgtctgTTAAAACTACTATATGTAAACTAttcagttaaaaaaaaattaagtcaatTTGGTTATATACTGTgattgtgaaaaaatatatatacttgaatAAAAATGAGTTTATAACAGTTTCAACccattcaaaaaaaatttcaattttttttttaggaaatcAAACGATTAAATTGACAGTGTATTTGCGGACTATATATTTATCATGCGGGAATTAGTCGTACTCAAAAAGAGTTGCTAAACTCAACGTTCTGAataggggtgtaaacgagtcgagCTGAACTCGAACTAGCCCTAGCTCGAATTCGCCTCGACTTACTTTTTATTGGCTCAAGCTCGAGCTCGGTCGAGCTTTCAATATTAAGTTCGAATTCGGCTCGATCATATAACCATAGGCTCGAGTTTTGCTCGAAATCCtcaaatgtaaatatatttatatattaatttttatattaaaaaaaacctaaatcaCCCATTCACCTCACAAAAATTTCAAATccttcattaaatattaataaaaatagacaaCCGTAAATCAAAACATAGTTCATATGTGTTATGTGAATGGTAGAATTAGATTCAAATGAAAATCGAGAGTCTTCTCAAGAAGAATACTTTCAAGTTAGGTATTGTATTTGAGATGAACTTGAAAACATAATAGATTTCATtgggtttattttgaaaaataaaacactttatagtgaaatgaaaattttatattttataaaatataatagattgAGATTAcatgtattaaataatattacagtataattatattttgatttgattttcaaaactTATTCGtatgtaattaaaaattaatatcaaatctatttttttcttataaaaagtattatataatatattttttaatttataaatattattttagtatatcttgatataccaaaatattgaCAATCTCATACATTTACTGTACTATTAGTTTCGATATCAGTATCATACCTTACTTTTTtcggtataccgaaaaaatcGATATTCTAGATATATTGCGatacaatatttttgatatacctataatatcggCAATACTTCTTCTCACCCTTATGTATAtcttatgttatattaaataaatataatattttcgcATAatgattaacaaaaataatattgtcgTGTAAGGTtagatattttgataatataaagtctattccaaaatttaaaatattataatatattttttttcctagtTAGTTTcatccataaaatttttaaaaaaatcaatctttgATCTGCAATTGGTGTAGACAAATTTGAACAAGAGATGACTAAGGACAACCAAACAATTCAAAGAGTCATATGAGGATTTATAATTTGGAGAACAAGATAGAAAATAGGATTACGTGGAAATTGGATTTTTGGGAGGCTCATAAGCAATATGCTCATAGATAATCTTATGGGTAcgtttataattttgattaaaaaagtaaaatataataaaaaaaatattatatgattaggctcgaaaaaACTTGGCGAGCCATCAAACGAGTCTTACCTAAGCTCGAATTTGGCTCGAAAATTAAACGAGCTGGCTCAAGCTCGGCTCaaattcgattttgaccgaactcgaATCGAACATTAACCGAGCGGCTCAAAAGCGGATCGACTCATTTACACCCCTAATTCTTAATAGCTAATAACTGtcgaaaatataattattttttactatttgaCTTAATTGAGGTATGtcaattttttctattaaaattcaTATCGACTGAAATagcaaaataaatgaaaacttgttgatagaaaaagtttgttttctttctaaatattaatacacaatttattaatataaaaaatgtgtgTTAACTATTATTTGTTGTACTTATATTTagtcattaaattttatttgaaaataatgtttaaaataaaacaatttttaattggaaagaatattaaatttatcaataagattatgattatttcttaaatttatatagGTTATATGTTTGTTTAAACCCTATCATCAAGTAGTCAGTTATTCTTTCATCATGTCCCTCTCTTCTACCTTTTGAGACCCATCTATTAGCTTTTTATCATCAAAGAGTCCAAGACTATTATCAATGCCTTTATTTACAAGAGGAGCCTCAAAGAGCGGAAAGAAGACCACTggtcatatattttttttatcttgctTTGTAGCCGAAATAGATAGTAATGTTCTTACTTGAGTTGGGAAGAAAGGATACAATTGGACGGATATAATTGGTGGTGAGAGGTACGCCCAATTGAGAGAGGTACGCCCAATTGAGAGCACTCCTTATATCAATAATCTTCCGACTATCCTTGTTTGTAGAAACCTTCTCTCTTGATCCACGGAATCTATAGAACATAAATTCATATGCCATTTCTACCAGCCATGTTAACTTGTCGTTCCTAAGCAACAAAACCACATCTAAAGACTTTTGGTTCGTTATaagactactatatatgtaaataCGTATATTCATATAGTTATAAATAGGCGCTCATGAGTACATTCCGAtgatttaaaaacataaaaatataaaagtataaaatgaaaataaaaagaagaatcCATTAAGTCTTTATTATACAGATCTATTGATGTTAGACGTTCGATTGTTGACCATCCATACTAGAAAAATCTTACCAAGAAGAATCCACCATCCCATGGACAACGAGGAAGAGGAACATGCCAAAGTCGAGGAAGCAAGTTGATGGAGAAAAGATTTAgattatatttatctttttgtaTTTGCTTTAGTGTAATTttcctttcatttttttttaacttttgagcgacttttaattttctttaagaGTGAAGAAGGGTGTATGCGTtggtgattgtgatttggtTTATTCTCACACtcaaataagaacataaatcctTTTAGCACACTTCATCTTTTATGAATGGAAAATGAGcccatatttttatattttaggacATACATGCACATGGGTAACACGTATTACTCTTTCCATTTACTTTTAAACCATATCGCCCTCTCTCGATGGAAGCATTCACCACATAAGCATATTACAAAATTGAGGAGCAACCAATAAACATATGAGCGTCACTCAACTCGCTGCTCTTTGTGACACTACTTCTACCCTCCATCAACGAATGCACGATTGTCACTAATTCAGAGCTCGTGCCTCTTTTTGGAGATCCTTTTATCCTTTGTCGATGAACGCGCGAATACCATCCAACTCATAATCTACAATTCTTCGTGGAATTCTTTATATTCCTCGTCGAAAAATGCATGAGCGCCGCATGGCCTAAAATTTGTGACTCTTCGTGGAATTGTTTTATTCTTTGACCAAGAAAATGAGCTTCGCTTTGCTTGGAATTCTCTTTATCCTTCTTCAACGAACGTGCATTATCCAACTTGGAATTCATGACTCTTCATTGACAAACAAACTCCACTAAAAATCAGAATTCTTGACTCTTTAGGAAATTACTATTCTTTCGTCAACAAATGTACGCACGTAATTCATCTTAGAATTCATGACTCTTCATGAAATTCCTCTTATCCTTTATCCACATACACACAAGAGTTGTTCAAACTAGAGTTCATGATTCTTTCCTCTTATTCTTTATCAACAAATGAATGAGCCTAGCTTAACTCGGCACTATGACTCTTCGTGACATTCTTTCAATTCTTCCTCGACATACACATACACtaattcacaaaaatattattttttcctttatttgtTTCTTGCAAGAATACTTGGGGAGTGACCAGTTTAGATCCACAAGATCTCATGAAATTAGTCATTATCCCTTT from Impatiens glandulifera chromosome 5, dImpGla2.1, whole genome shotgun sequence includes:
- the LOC124939210 gene encoding uncharacterized protein At2g24330-like, producing MEDCSEVAAYVKKDNEANPKKKQRRGLFSRVWKGMFKLHSDDIGKRLKHISKEEAAALSRIRRRYRTWRRIARYIIVFSVIFEAIAVGYAIMTTRSMELNWQIRAFHVLPMFLLPIFSSLMYTSIAKFIHICDQKDQKTVERLRTERQEKVDELKEKSNYYSTQQLIQRYDTDPAAKAAAAAVLASKLAIESGLKVSLGDEMDDSINNNMLGKSNSVELVQTSGLRNRKSIPNRSFSADCTLLLQNNINNPEEGHDYGHGHDQDHDHYHDQDQELLENNFHHHYLGGDDKESGSYSPPNHIVGENSVKSVYDAGWIARIAALIVGEDPRQSYALICTNCHMHNGLTRKEDFPYVTYYCPHCNALNRSKHLDGFSSVDSPNMSSSSFAVSPRHNDSLAELQPVSSGEEQPPSADHEPPDSTPAAAASSGETITLPESDDTQPNG